GCATCAGAGCTTTCGGATTCTGAATTTTCAGATGCTTCTACCTTCCAAGGGGAATAATTACCTGTCTACCACTCAGGGGCAATCAGGTGCTCATCGTTGGGATTTCATATCCTACAGTATCAAAAACTGGATAACACTTATAGCATTTTGTAACAAGCAATTGTGCAAAAATGTAGTTTCTTCTCCCCAGGTTTtggtaagaaaaataaaacaaataaaaatgaggtgatgtgttgtgttgtttctcGAGGTCCTGTTttatacaaacagaaaataatatatcatatgacaacaaacaaaacaaatacatgactATGAGCAATACCCCAAGTTATGCAGTCAGTCATGTGTCCCCCTGTGCTTTGAATGTCAAAGCCAGGAATTCGGTGACTGAGTTCTTCTGGATATTGCTGTATTTTCAGACCCTTTTCCTTTGACTctacaaagcagcagaaagaggaggaggaggggcacAGAGGGGATGGGGCCCGGGGATGATGAACACTAAGTCGGTTCggtctgtgcatgttttcagcTCACTGTCCATCTTGcaaaaaaattgaaatgttcTAGTGGTCTACAGTTGTCGTCCATCAGCAACTGTAGCTAAAAGCAGcaatatgtattttattttctatgtgCTAtgattttcctgttgtttttctctgtgtgtgtgttcattttcactcaACATTTATTGGTGTTAGGGATCACCTGTGGCAGGTCTTCTTTTATGACTGGGGCCACATTTACGGACAAAGTTATGGATAGTTATGGACATGGCACTTGTGGTGGTCATGCCATAGACAGAACACTAGATTAAGAGCACCTATTTCACTTTGAGGCTTAGGTTAACTTTGGGCTCAGGTTTTTATAGGCTGGTGGTGACAGGTTTGAAAGGATCTACACTCCAAGACATCAAAAACCACTGAGCTCGGAGGAAACTGGCTGGGATTTCATCACAGCGCAGGGGTTACATATTCGACTGGATACAGACCTAAAGATCATACAGTAGATTCAAAGGCCATCCATTTCAGCATCCCTATGACACAGTCTATCTAGTTCAAATCTTAATTGATTATTAAGCCACTAACAGCCTTCTATAGATATTTCCCATCCACAGTTATGATTCTGCTATACTAACTCAAGTACATGTAAAGGTAAAGATTGGATATGACAGAGAAAGCTTAAGGGAAAAAGCTAATACTTCATCCATTTGTTTGATCAATAATGCAAGATACACACAAATGTAAACCTGCCAGACATCAAAAACATCATCACTTAATTTTAATACGTCTACCTAAAATACACCTTACTGAgataaaagcaataataatatTCATTTTTGAGATATTTCGTACACTGCAATAACATTCtttaacacatttttcctcatctgtcactgtaattctttttgtgttttgccaTTCACATATGTCAGGGTTCATCATtaccatgatgatgatgcatcTTTTTAAAAGACTGCCTTAAGATGTGTTGGTACTTTAttccaaaaatatatattttaggTATGTTGAGAAGCCAAGACACAGCTGCAATTATACTTATCATTGGAACTTTTAACTGTTAGAAGGAAGATACGTGAAGGaaggaaagtgaggagaaaGTCTACTCAAGACAAGAGGTTTCCCAAGGAGATTCCTAGAGATGAAGTGCgttctgctaaaaaaaaaagaagaaaaaaaaaaagtgcttctCTTGAGGAATAGTGAAAATATTACATCATTTTTAACCAactcacacactttcacatttctttcttttttcttttaaaaatatgtggCCATGTGGGTCTTTGTGTTTGGCAGCTTACACTTATCTATCATATGataacagtctgtttttcatttagtgAGACTCACATCAGGAGCACATCAGTTACAGTTAAAAGGAAATAATAGGGACATTTAGCgaattgtttttcttgttggaagagcacttttttttttagagacaGGGCTGCTTTTGTGGCTCTAGCCTAGCTATCTAGAGGAAGCTCAGGTTCAATCATTGACTCACTGTCTACGTCTACATGTCTTCTTTCCTTCACtgatctctctcctcttcatacTGATCATGACAGTTTAGGTTATTAGGTGGTTCAAAACTCAAGATGAGACACATTCTACCATGTTCTTacatttggaaaagaaaaataaagtaaaacaaaatatcCACTTCAAACTATATTTTTTCTGGGTCACAACAAGACAGATAATCACTAAAAAtaatctttgatttttttttttaatattattactTTAGAAAGTAAGCAGTACCACGCCTTTTAGCCTACTGATCCTGCCCTCTATTCTACTAAATAAGGGATGGAAGGGGGATAAAAGGGGAAGTAACTGGAAATAAAAAGAAGATGGGTTAATACATTGTTATAGCTATAGGACAGGCGAAAAAGGCCCAAATAAAAAGCCGCTTCAACTTCTTTTCtcaccttttcctttttgttcaaAGGGGTTTAACTTCCTTTTAAGGCTCAATAAAAAGCTTTTGTGCGCTTTCATTTAAGGCTTCTAagtgttcatttgtgtttttattgatttattctaATTCTCCAACATTGTGATCACGCCCTGTAAACCACAGCCAGAAATATCCATGCagagctgaactgagctgagGATGGTGTGGAGGCCATCTTGGCTGGGCAGGGCTGGACCGAGGGCTGGCTCTCTCACTGGAAGGCCTGGTGGAAGCGAGGCAGTGTGGTGGTACTAAGGCTGGAGCTGAACACTGATGGGAGGGGGTGCAGGGGTCCGAGGCCCAGACCCCCACtggagctctgctgctcctgaggTTGCGGTTGCAAAGAGGTAAGAGGTGCTGTGGCAACGGCAGCAGCTGCCGCGGCAACTGCTGCAGCATGGGGCTCGGCAGCGTgcagagatgaggaagaggagatggaagaagaagaggaggttgCAGATGAGGTGTAGCCCATTACCAGCCCTCCCGTACTCATGGGAGTGCTGTAGGGAGGCAGGTTGAGGGGCAGAAACCCCAGCAGGTGGGAGAAGTCCATGTTAGCAGCACACAGAGACTCAGCGATCACCGCGGGGCTCTTGGACAGGAGGGGATCCCCACAAAGCTCCTCCTCCAGGCCCGAGGTGGACTCCAGTCCATCCTTAGGGGGCGAGGCAGCAATGTGGGGCTCTGCAGAGGGAACCGGGCCTGGCGAGCCACTCTGCAGATCCATGAGGAAGCTCTCCATCTCCACTTTCAAGGGCTTATCCAGCAGGTATGAGGTAGATCCCAGCTGGTATTTGGGGGCTGGCTggggctggtgctgctgctggggagCCGGAGGTTGGTGGTGTGGGGGCAGCGGAGGggaatggtggtggtggtgatggtggtgatgatggtggtggtgatgggagTGTGGGTGAAGAGGTCCAGGTGATTCCATGTGACAGCCCATGCCCATAGCTGCAGACAAGGAACTGGGCATCAGGGACGGGTGTGGGTGTCCCACCCCAGAATTAGACATGGCCTGGAGATGGTGGGGGTTGTACATTCCCATCTGAAAAGGGGGCCCACTGGGGAACGGCTTGCCCATCATGGGGTCTTTGTTGGGACCCATGCCACACATCATGGGACTGAGCTCCTCCTTCACAGCGCAAGGTGGTGACCCGGAAGCTAAAAGACCTAGCATATCAGGAGGCTCCGTCTTGATTTTCAGCAGCTCCTGTGAGTGGCTCTTCTTCACATGGCGTGTCAGATGGTCTTTTCTACCAAAGCGCTGGGCACAGTACTGGCACAGGAAGTCCTTTCGGCCCGTGTGGACCACCATGTGCCGTCTCACATCCTTCCGTGTGTAGAAACGACGGTCACAGTGGTCACATGGGTGCTTTTTCTCCTTGGTGCCACCTGAAGACTTCCCGGAGTGGCTCTTGAGGTGCTCCAAAAGCACAGGCGTGCTCTCGTAGGTCTGCATGCACACTTTACAGGTGAGATCCCCTGCTGTGGCAGAGTGCATGGCCACATGGCGCTTATATCCCAGCTTGGTGTTGTAGTGCTTCCCACACTCCTCACACTTAAAGGCCTCCTTGTTGGGGTCATGGGTCTGCAGGTGGTTCTTCAGGTGGTCTTTTCGgtgaaacattttctcacagAATGAGCACTGATGGGTCTTCTGTGGAGAGTGTGTGGCCATATGCCTGCAGAGGAAcacaagaaaaagagagattgTAAATGGTAGGGGTGTTTCAGGAGGAGTTACGCATTTATTGTCTTATTGTCATGTTATGCAGGCTGCCAGTAGTGCGCATGCTAAAGTGAGGCATGAATTCCTTTCAGTCAAATCCCTGGTGTCCATATATACATAAATGAGTCACAGCGGTTTGCAGTCAAGGCCTAAAATGGGTTTTGGAACCACTTCCTGTGATTCACCAGATTCCAAACATCTTAGTATGTTGATGAATTTGAGACTTGAGCCATTAAAATCTGCACTGATtgttttgggggggtttttttggcCACTAAGGGCAACCAAGCTGGAAACACTACATAGAAATTTTATAGAAGGTGCTAGCCAACAGCTGcttattcacacatccagcaattacagaaacacattaacactgaaATGGAGTCGGCCGACCACATGAATGTAAGTCTAATATTTATTCTTCTTTTAACTCTAACAACTGCCTGCTAATGAGAGTGGTGTCCCAAAGCAGAAATGTTGCAGACCatgaaatcaaaacaataagctaaaagatgctaaaactcTTCGTAGAGCTAGGTGGAACTGCAGCATCCAGTGATTATGCTTTGGGAGTTTATTATTATCAGTGACGCCTTTTACATACAAGTACTCATGTGATTCATTGTTATCATAGTAATATTGTTTATAGCTTCTTTATTGGTTACGTTATTGTTTTCTGAAGATTAAGTACTTTATCAGGTTCATACATAGTTAATAAAAGTAACAACTCTATCCTTTCTGAGGTGGCTCACTGGGGATTCTGAGAAAACTAAAGAAGCCATGCTGCATACTGTAATTAAAAGAATGTGAACTGAGTGATGGGATTAACGTGCAGTACCTGAAGAGTTTGTATTTAGAGCTGAAGGCCTTGGGACAGTGTGGCTGTGAGCAGTGGaagggtttctctcctgtgtgactCAAGGCGTGGAGCCGGAGCTTCTCCTGTGAGGTGAACAGGTCTCCGCAAACCAAACACTCGTTCCCACTTGCTCTCCctacctcttcttcttccctctccctctctttctctttccccctctcttgctctctctctctctctgtccgtggCAGTGGGGCGGCGCTACCAAACAGCCTGGTGGCAGTCCGTCGTCCCTCTTCCTCCGGCGTCAGTGCGGTAATACGGTGTGAGGCATCGGCGGCAGCAGCTGCCATGGCAGCCCTAAAGTGCCGCTGCCATGAAAATTCACTTATGGCTCTCCTGCCTTGCAGGCTCACCGtggaagttgtgtgtgtgtgggggggggttatCGAAAATGAAGCTCACAGGAAGGGCCAATGATCCAGTGGAAACATCAAAGTAATCCAAAATCTGTGGTGAGATAAAAGGTACATGCTTTGAAGCTAACTGTTTCCAAGCTTTTGGCAACATTGAACATATTTTTCTCATAAAGTCTCCTTTTTACCTGTTAAAATCCTATTCgttcttcttttgtctctgcactttccttctctcactctctgcttcATTCGCTCCTCTCCTTTACTCTCTTGTTCTGTCCTCCTCACCCAGTCCCAACAGCTATGGTTGGCGGTGagtgggaaacactgctttgCATTTTTACTGTTCTGCAAGAAGCAAGCAAACATGAGAGACATAAAGGTGAGTAGACAAAAAGTgactgcattgtttttatttttaagatttgACAAAATTGTAACAAAATGCATTAATGTAGACAATATTCAAACTGTCAAAACCCAAGCAAGTCAAAAATGAAACCTCTCAAGCCTTTAATTCAACAGGCTTGACTTGAAACACATGTCCATATTCCACTTCAAAATCAAGTTTCCTCTGCGCTCACTAGGGGGAGCTGAATGACAAGTCTGTCTGACATGGCAGACAACAGCAAAGGATTAGCAAAAAACTGTTCTGTGAATGATGATTCTCAATCAGTCACACCACAATACCTTTATTTGTACAACCATATGTGAAGACTGAATGTAATTACACAGCCTCATCCCTCATCATGTGTGTCTTCAGATGACAGCATAGTGCACAAagacagctttgtgtgtgtgttaatgtgtgtacatgtatgtactTGTTATGAAACTGGATAAGACTCCTGTAATCcttaggaaaacacacacacacacacacacacacacacacacacacacacacacacacacacacacacacacacacacactcaaccccCAGGGTAAAAAAAGTGGCGGGTGGAGGAGGGTTGGGGAGGGGGAGTGTTTACGCCACACACAATCAGGCTTCTTCCTAGAACCAGGATTACCTGAACTCAACAAATTCTTGACAACAGTTGAAAATGGCCAACAACTCTGAAGTGAAAAAAGGATACCATAATCGAAAACTGCAAAGCAGCTACTGACCTGCACTTGTTTATCATAAAAAACCACAAACTATAGTAACTTTTGCTCCTATGAGATCGCTgaactccctctctccctgtcatcTCTGCATTCCCTTATTTACCCTTAGTGACCTCTGTGACCCCTGCTAGCGAACACACCAGCTAAGTCCAAGGTTGAGCAGACAGATCTCAATGTTAGCCGTCGGTCACATGAACTGAGAGTGCATATAAGTACTGTAAACACATGTGGCCATACGTATGTGACagaatgcacacatgcatgaggtctgcacatacatacacaactCCAAATGTAACGGCATAATTTCTGTGTAAGAAGTCGATGAGTTAAGAAAGACAACTTTGAttgtttttgcagatgtttATATCTACAGTTTTAcatagaaatacacaaacatgtatCCACAGGTTGGTAGATGTGGCTAAAACATGTCCATATGAGAGTTatgagtgtgttcatgtcatTTCTTCTACACACGATACACTTTAGCGCATGTGCTCCTGTGTGCTCATATGTCtcagtgtgtacatgtgcatacatgtgtgtttgttctcatAATGTATGTGGTTAAGAGGACCTGACAGCTGTAGCGTTGTGTGGTGGTCATCACCCAGTGGGGAGGGTGCAGGGGCTGACACCCGTCCCATTGACCACCCTCAGGGAGCCCAGCTCTATTGTACAGCCTACCCACGTCGCACATTCCTGGCCTGAACCATGCCGTGTCGcactgcctctctcctctgcacacaACAGCACATACAACACACAGAGTTCTGGTCACGCCGAATGCAACATCATGTACACACCCTCCCCCCAAGCCAGCAGGCTCAAATACACTCACAAAGGCtggcacacagacaggcagatacAATACACTGAAGCGAATCCACACCATCAAGTTATAGAAATAAACCAAATAGAGCTTGAAAACAAAGGACACACCATGATAGACCATTTGGAGCAGTGACTTAACACGTGGATGCACTCAG
This region of Chaetodon auriga isolate fChaAug3 chromosome 10, fChaAug3.hap1, whole genome shotgun sequence genomic DNA includes:
- the LOC143326492 gene encoding zinc finger protein PLAGL2-like; protein product: MAAAAADASHRITALTPEEEGRRTATRLFGSAAPLPRTEREREQERGKEKEREREEEEVGRASGNECLVCGDLFTSQEKLRLHALSHTGEKPFHCSQPHCPKAFSSKYKLFRHMATHSPQKTHQCSFCEKMFHRKDHLKNHLQTHDPNKEAFKCEECGKHYNTKLGYKRHVAMHSATAGDLTCKVCMQTYESTPVLLEHLKSHSGKSSGGTKEKKHPCDHCDRRFYTRKDVRRHMVVHTGRKDFLCQYCAQRFGRKDHLTRHVKKSHSQELLKIKTEPPDMLGLLASGSPPCAVKEELSPMMCGMGPNKDPMMGKPFPSGPPFQMGMYNPHHLQAMSNSGVGHPHPSLMPSSLSAAMGMGCHMESPGPLHPHSHHHHHHHHHHHHHHSPPLPPHHQPPAPQQQHQPQPAPKYQLGSTSYLLDKPLKVEMESFLMDLQSGSPGPVPSAEPHIAASPPKDGLESTSGLEEELCGDPLLSKSPAVIAESLCAANMDFSHLLGFLPLNLPPYSTPMSTGGLVMGYTSSATSSSSSISSSSSLHAAEPHAAAVAAAAAAVATAPLTSLQPQPQEQQSSSGGLGLGPLHPLPSVFSSSLSTTTLPRFHQAFQ